A window of Ranitomeya variabilis isolate aRanVar5 chromosome 2, aRanVar5.hap1, whole genome shotgun sequence contains these coding sequences:
- the LOC143803743 gene encoding uncharacterized protein LOC143803743, producing MFQACFTPNGAVLDRRYGTGSLLLFAVWSSSSTFRSPAPFFTFRSPAPFFFLQSGPLLLSAVRPPSSFRSLVLLLSAIWFSFFPQSGSLLLFPQSGSFLLPSAVWFSSSFRSLVLFFFPQSGSLLLSAVWFSSSFRSLVLFFYFQQSGSLLLLSAVRPPFSTFRSPAPFFFPQSGSPSSFRSLVLFFSSRSLVLLFFFLQSRPLLLSAVWFSNSLSAVWFSSSSLPCLVGPLLLLCPVWLALPHSGQPSSSFRSLALFFFPQSGSLLLFTQSGPILLLSAVRPSSSTFRSLALFFVFFPQSHTARTFNRVQAPEVTVPHTACCDLTTRSDLSGLDLAGYAARDGRKKWT from the exons ATGTTTCAAGCTTGTTTTACACCAAATGGAGCCGTTCTAGATCGTAGATATGGA ACTGGTTCTCTTCTTCTTTTTGCAGTCTGGTCCTCTTCTTCTACTTTCCGCAGTCCAGCCCCCTTCTTTACTTTCCGCAGTCCGGCCCCCTTCTTCTTTCTGCAGTCCGGCCCCCTTCTTCTTTCTGCAGTCCGGCCCCCTTCTTCTTTCCGCAGTCTGGTTCTCCTTCTTTCCGCAATCTGGTTCTCCTTCTTTCCGCAGTCTGGTTCTCTTCTTCTCTTTCCGCAGTCTGGTTCTTTTCTTCTTCCTTCTGCAGTCTGGTTCTCTTCTTCCTTCCGCAGTCTGGTTCTCTTCTTCTTTCCGCAGTCTGGTTCTCTTCTTCTTTCCGCAGTCTGGTTCTCTTCTTCTTTCCGCAGTCTGGTCCTCTTCTTCTACTTTCAGCAGTCTGGTTCTCTTCTTTTACTTTCCGCAGTCCGGCCCCCTTTTTCTACTTTCCGCAGTCCGGCCCCCTTCTTCTTTCCGCAGTCTGGTTCTCCTTCTTCTTTCCGCAGTCTGGTTCTCTTCTTCTCTTCCCGCAGTCTGGTTCTCCTCTTCTTCTTTCTTCAGTCTCGTCCTCTTCTTCTTTCCGCAGTCTGGTTCTCTAATTCTCTTTCCGCAGTCTGGTTCTCCTCTTCTTCTTTACCCTGTCTGGTCGGCCCTCTTCTTCTTCTTTGCCCAGTCTGGTTGGCCCTTCCCCATTCTGGTCAGCCCTCTTCTTCTTTCCGCAGTCTGGCCCTCTTCTTCTTTCCACAGTCTGGTTCTCTTCTTCTCTTCACGCAGTCTGGCCCTATTCTTCTACTTTCTGCAGTCC GGCCCTCTTCTTCTACTTTCCGCAGTCTGGCCCTCTTCTTCGTCTTCTTTCCGCAGTCACATACTGCCAGGACATTCAACCGTGTCCAGGCCCCAGAGGTCACTGTTCCTCATACCGCATGTTGCGATCTTACAACACGGAGTGACCTTTCAGGCCTGGACCTGGCAGGATATGCAGCGCGCGACGGCAGAAAGAAGTGGACCTAG